A single genomic interval of Chroicocephalus ridibundus chromosome 23, bChrRid1.1, whole genome shotgun sequence harbors:
- the LOC134526641 gene encoding gastrokine-1-like isoform X2, with translation MKFTNGKRHHSEHSHCSFPDTGVSTDSKEGSKDWKSVWDVETGYVATKVLSKHTCIIAKIDKRFFLDKPFPAPPRGHQGLSPHQLPPRENRFTISRKRLQSLRPYGKRIQALCRGIPSYLAYPAAGSNFLKQDVACLKVKINELPFYFCD, from the exons ATGAAGTTCACT AACGGCAAGAGGCACCACAGTGAGCACTCACACTGCTCTTTCCCTGACACTGGGGTCAGCACCGACTCAAAGGAGGGCTCCAAGGACTGGAAGTCTGTCTGGGACGTCGAGACT GGCTACGTAGCAACCAAGGTACTTTCAAAGCACACCTGCATCATTGCTAAAATAGACAAGAGGTTTTTCCTTGATAAACCCTTTCCTGCACCACCTCGAGGACACCAG GGACTtagccctcaccagcttcctcccAGAGAGAATCGCTTCACTATCTCAAGAAAGAGACTCCAAAGCTTGCGCCCATATGGAAAACGCATTCAAGCTCTGTGCCGAGGAATTCCCTCTTACCTTGCTTACCCAGCTGCTG gtTCAAACTTCTTAAAGCAAGATGTCGCATGTTTGAAAGTTAAGATAAACGAGCTGCCTTTCTATTTCTGTGATTAA
- the LOC134526641 gene encoding gastrokine-1-like isoform X1 produces MKFTIMIASLLGVFLAPALANRNGKRHHSEHSHCSFPDTGVSTDSKEGSKDWKSVWDVETGYVATKVLSKHTCIIAKIDKRFFLDKPFPAPPRGHQGLSPHQLPPRENRFTISRKRLQSLRPYGKRIQALCRGIPSYLAYPAAGSNFLKQDVACLKVKINELPFYFCD; encoded by the exons ATGAAGTTCACT ATTATGATTGCTTCTCTTCTTGGAGTTTTCCTGGCTCCAGCCCTTGCTAACAGG AACGGCAAGAGGCACCACAGTGAGCACTCACACTGCTCTTTCCCTGACACTGGGGTCAGCACCGACTCAAAGGAGGGCTCCAAGGACTGGAAGTCTGTCTGGGACGTCGAGACT GGCTACGTAGCAACCAAGGTACTTTCAAAGCACACCTGCATCATTGCTAAAATAGACAAGAGGTTTTTCCTTGATAAACCCTTTCCTGCACCACCTCGAGGACACCAG GGACTtagccctcaccagcttcctcccAGAGAGAATCGCTTCACTATCTCAAGAAAGAGACTCCAAAGCTTGCGCCCATATGGAAAACGCATTCAAGCTCTGTGCCGAGGAATTCCCTCTTACCTTGCTTACCCAGCTGCTG gtTCAAACTTCTTAAAGCAAGATGTCGCATGTTTGAAAGTTAAGATAAACGAGCTGCCTTTCTATTTCTGTGATTAA
- the GKN2 gene encoding gastrokine-2, whose amino-acid sequence MNGFAAVLVLLGVFWTQTSALETFTLQEPQNDYVTGTMTIDNEKHIVDVHVRSGLYSSDTIFDYVHGYIATRLFSRNACFIMKINKEYIPDLEEMGRLAFERQTMNTVYSPYSVWVQFQSGHSRLGRMKDWLVYGKAIEQLCTGLPLYQLAETQPLINANGCANAGVPSILGIKICEKIN is encoded by the exons atgaacgGATTT gctGCAGTCCTCGTTTTGCTGGGAGTCTTTTGGACTCAGACTTCTGCATTGGAG ACTTTTACCCTGCAAGAACCTCAAAATGACTATGTCACTGGAACTATGACTATTGACAACGAGAAGCACATTGTTGATGTCCATGTCCGTTCTGGCCTGTACTCCTCTGATACCATTTTTGACTACGTGCAT GGATATATTGCAACAAGATTATTTTCACGAAATGCCTGCTttatcatgaaaataaataaggaatACATCCCAGATCTGGAAGAAATGGGACGGCTGGCTTTTGAGAGACAG ACTATGAACACAGTATACTCTCCATATAGTGTGTGGGTACAGTTTCAATCGGGCCATTCCAGACTTGGACGTATGAAAGACTGGCTTGTCTACGGTAAAGCCATTGAACAACTCTGCACGGGTCTTCCTCTCTACCAGCTTGCAGAAACTCAAC cACTAATCAATGCTAATGGCTGTGCCAATGCAGGAGTTCCAAGCATTTTGGGcattaaaatctgtgaaaaaatCAATTAG
- the BMP10 gene encoding bone morphogenetic protein 10: MDSVVVQLWAVLCLLVHLATCSPILSLEHSSLEEDVPLFDEILSEQDGVDFNTLLQNMKNEFLKTLNLSDIPLHEAAKVDPPEYMLELYNRFATDRTSMPSANIIRSFKNEDLASHPIGVTGIRKYPLLFNVSIPHHEEITMAELRLYTLVEQDQMLYDGLDRKVTIFEVLENDRMGVGEERKTVALASRHIYGTSSEWESFEVTEAIRRWRRAGLTTHRLEVHIESREAEEQNGEGKLDIDINSEAKHVPLLIVFSDDQSNDKKEEKQELNEMIDHEQLLDLENLEVGNFHGQPGEEALLQMRSNIIYDSTARIRRNAKGNYCKKTPLYIDFKEIGWDSWIIAPAGYEAYECHGVCAYPLTEHVTPTKHAIVQTLVHLKNPQKASKACCVPTKLDPISILYLDAGVVTYKFKYEGMVVSECGCR, translated from the exons ATGGATTCTGTAGTCGTCCAGCTGTGGGCTGTCCTCTGTCTCTTAGTTCACCTTGCCACTTGCAGTCCCATCCTGAGCTTGGAGCACTCTTCCTTGGAGGAAGATGTGCCTCTTTTCGATGAGATTCTCTCCGAGCAGGATGGTGTTGATTTCAACACGCTGCTTCAGAATATGAAAAATGAGTTTTTGAAGACGTTGAACCTCTCTGACATTCCCCTGCATGAAGCGGCCAAGGTGGATCCACCAGAGTACATGCTAGAGCTGTACAACAGGTTTGCCACTGATAGGACGTCTATGCCATCTGCAAATATTATTAGGAGCTTCAAAAATGAAG ACTTGGCTTCCCACCCTATTGGTGTTACAGGAATTCGGAAATACCCTCTTCTATTCAATGTATCCATCCCTCACCATGAAGAAATCACCATGGCAGAGCTGAGGCTGTACACCTTGGTGGAGCAGGACCAAATGCTCTACGATGGGCTTGACCGGAAGGTCACCATTTTTGAAGTGCTGGAAAATGACCGTATGGGagtaggagaagagagaaagacagtGGCACTGGCATCCAGGCACATCTATGGCACGAGCAGTGAGTGGGAGAGCTTTGAGGTCACTGAAGCCATCAGGCGTTGGCGAAGGGCTGGGCTGACCACACACCGGCTGGAAGTTCATATAGAGAGcagggaagcagaggagcagaacGGAGAGGGGAAACTCGATATCGACATCAACTCTGAGGCTAAGCACGTGCCCCTGTTGATTGTGTTCTCTGATGACCAAAGCAATGACAAAAAAGAGGAGAAGCAAGAGCTGAACGAAATGATAGACCATGAGCAGCTTCTGGACTTGGAGAACCTGGAGGTTGGCAATTTCCATGGCCAGCCTGGTGAGGAGGCGCTGCTCCAGATGCGTTCCAACATAATTTATGACTCTACTGCCCGAATCCGGAGGAACGCAAAAGGCAACTACTGCAAAAAGACTCCTCTCTACATAGATTTCAAGGAGATTGGCTGGGATTCCTGGATCATCGCCCCAGCGGGATACGAAGCTTACGAGTGCCACGGAGTGTGCGCCTACCCTTTAACAGAGCATGTCACACCAACGAAACATGCCATTGTCCAGACTTTGGTTCACCTGAAGAATCCCCAGAAAGCCTCCAAGGCTTGCTGTGTGCCCACCAAACTCGATCCCATCTCTATTCTCTACTTAGATGCAGGGGTGGTCACCTACAAGTTCAAATACGAAGGCATGGTGGTATCAGAGTGTGGCTGCAGATAG